The genome window GCCTTCCGCCAATTTACGATCCGGTTTTTTTCCCAGCTGGAGAAATTTTAAGGGAGAAAGGATGTTGCGCCGAAGGGGGATCTCTAACTTATTTTTCCCGACTTTTACAGTTCTAGAAACAAAAATTCCCCGAAAACAGCGTCATTATCGCGTTTTTGGGGAGTTCTTTATTTTTGGGTATGTAGATATGTTTTCGTCCTTTTATCTTTAACACCATATGCGGGGATATCTTCTAGCCCAAATGCCTTTAAAATATCAGAAAATACGTCGCATCAAATTGGGCCTTTGTTAAGTAAAATTGTCCATACATGGCGGCGATATCTTTGCTAACAAATCATTCAGCAATATCCACCATTTTATTTTTATATTTTTTTCACTCAAAAACAAAAGCGCCAGGCCCAACGGTCATCACCGTTTTCTCGGCCTGGCTAAATCGAAGGAAGAATGGGAGAAGATCTTTCCGGTTTAAAAATCCAAGTCCAAATCTTTCAAGACATCCCCTTCCTTGCTTTGGGCCCGCGTTTCCAGCTCTTCCTTCTTCAAAACGGATTTTTCGTAGATTTTGAAGAAGGGGTAGTACATGAGGATCGCAAGGCCGAGGATGACCGGAACAAGCAATACGGCCTTCCAATCCAGCGTCACCAAATACTGGGCGATCGGTGTCGGCATGCCGCCTACGCTGGCGATCGGCGCCCTTACCCATCCCATGTCGAATATGAAATAGGTAAACATGCCCAAGAGCGGGGTGCCGATTACAAAGGGCAGAAACAAATACGGATTGTACACGACCGGAAAACCGTAAACGACAGGTTCTGAAATATTGAAAAACGCGGGGATGATGGTTGCCTTGCCGGTCGCTCTCAACGTTTTCGACTTGCTGAACAAGGCCAGTATCGCCAGGGCGCCGGTCAAACCGGATCCGGTACACGCCAAGAAGTAGCCCCACCAGTTTTCCGTGAATATGTATTGCGGCACTTCCCCGGCGGAAAATGCGGCGGCGTTTTCGGCCAAATAATGGGTCATGAACGGCAGGGTGAAGCCGACCAGGATCGCATACCCGTTCAACCCCAAAAACCAGAACATCATTTCAAACAATGAGACCAGGAAGACGCCCAAATAACTGTCGATTCCTTTGACCGCGGGAGCGAACATGGTCGTGAATACTTCCGGCAAAATTTGTCCCCCTGACAGGGAAATCACCGTTTGATTGATGATCATGCTGGCGATGATGATGACCAAGAGCGGGAGGATCGCTTCGAAGGTTTTGCCGATCATATCCGGCAAGCCTTTTATCCGGATCGTGATTTTCTTTTCCACTAGCCATTTCATCGCTTCAACGGCAAACATGGAGGCAAAGATCGAAACAAAAAGCCCTCTGGAGTCAAGAAATGCAAAATCAAATTTCCCGTCTTCATATCTTCCGCACAGGATGACGGTGGCCAAAACGCCTCCGATAATGGCGTGCAGCGGCGGAAGATCCAATCTTCTCGCGTGGGTGTACGATATGGAAACGGCGCTGTAGATCGCCAACAGGCCGAAGGTGAAATTGAAAGGCAGATTCAGCAGCGCGGAATGCCTGGTGAAAAACTCATGGACCGGGCTGCCTTCCGGAAAAAAGTTCCCCACTCCGGCGATGATCAATGAAATCGAACCGACCATCAGGATCGCCATCAAGCTGATCATTCCGTCTTTGATGGTCGCGATATGCCTTTGGTTCTCAATTCGGGTGGCGATCGGCGTCAGATGCTTTTCCAAAAAATTTATAAATCCATCCGCTTTTGCGCTCATCCTCTTCAACTCCTTTGTATGATGAATCCGTTCGAATTCCTCAATCCCATCGGCGGCCGGGGGCGCTTCCCCGCCCGGTCCGAAACGGCTCCGAAGGGTTTGACGGGCGTGTGGCCGCCGGCAAAAGGACACGTCCCATCCGCGAAGACGGCAAAAGGGAATGATGGGAATCCGGCTGCCGGCGATCAGCTTTCCGGTGTCTTCGCGAAAACGATTGATCTGGGAATGAGGGGAATAGGGTTGCCGGCGATCCCCTTTCTTTGCGGCAATTGCCCATCAATCAGGAAAGGGATTGACTTTCATGGCGAAGAGCTGATAAATGCCGGCATATGAACTGCGAACAATAATATGAAAGGGACTGATCCGCTTTTGCCGACAATGGCAGCGTTATCATTTTTCCGATGCGTTGGGCGATTCCGATCCAAACGCTCGCCCAACCTTCTGCGAACGACGGGAAAAACGGTACGGAAGCTTTCGAATTCTGCGCCCTGCTTTCCATCCCCCTTTACGGACGATGGGTCAGGACCAGTCGGATCGCCTGTTTCAGGATGTTTCCCCCGTTGACCATCCCGTAATCTTGGGTGTCGATGATGCCGATGGGTTTATTATGCTCGTCACAAATCTTTTTCAGATTTTCATATAAATGTTTGATCTGCGGCCCGATCAATACCACATCATAATCGGCCACATATTCCCGCAGCTCCCCGGCCGGCCTCGCATCAATCTTTACATCGGTATTCGCGAGGGACTGGCTGTTTTTCGCAATTTCCCGCATTTTTGCGACCATGATGCCGGTGGAGGCCCCCAAATTGCAGACGAGCAGCACATGCAATCTTGGCAGGTCCATCCGCCCATCACCTCCTTTCATGCCGGAATGGTTTCCCGCGCTTATCCGCGGATGAAAAGAATTTGTAAAAGTCGGGCACAAAACCGCTCCATTACCGGAAGGCTTTATCCCCTCGGCCGGGGGCAGGATTTTACACAAACGGGAGGGCTCGGCCCTATCCGCGCCCCTTCAGCGCTTTATACATTTCCATCATTTCTTCGGCAAAGGTTTTGGCCAGGATCGTATTCATCATATTGTCTTGGGCATGGGTCAGCAAAACGGAATAGCCGATTTCTTCCCCGTTCGCTTCCTTGACCAGCAATTCCGTGTGCACATTATGGGCTTTATTCAATAAGTCGGAAGCCTCTTCTATGGTTTTTTCGGCTCCGGCATAATCATCGTTTCTGCACAGCTTCAGGGCCTCCATCAATTTGGCGAACGCCTCCCCTGAAAAAGCGATGATCCGGAAACAAGCCTCTTCAAGATTCAGCTTTTCGTTGTTTGCACCTTGTTCTCCCGTATTCATCGAAACTCCTCCTACAGCTCGGATGCAGCGTCCTGATCAATCAGCAGGGTGCTATTTCTATGGATTTTTGCGATCGTGGCGGGTATTTCCTCGGAAACATCCTCCCGGATGATCCGTTTGATCACTTGCGCCTTCTGTTTGCCCGACGCAATCAGGATCAACCGTCCGGCCTCCAAAAAATGCTTCAAACCTAAAGTGATTCCCTTTTCCAATGCCACTTTTTCAGGGAAGTATTTTTGGGCCGTCCGTTTCGTCGTTTCCGTTAAATCGACGACATGGGAAGTTTGGCTGAAGCTGGTCCCGGGTTCATTCAACCCCAAATGGCCGTTGATGCCGATCCCCAGGACCGCCAAATCGATCGGACCGTGCTCGGCGATGAAACGGTCCATCTTTTTGCATTCCCCTGTCAAATCCGGATTTCGGGCGTTAAATTCGATAATTTGTTCGTCCCTGATGGATGCCGGCTTATACAGCCATTCATGCATAACATATTGGCAGCTGCCGGGCGTATCCTTGTCCATTCCCACCCACTCGTCCAAACCGATGAGGGTGCATGTCAACGGGCTCCCTTTTCGCCGGGACAAGGCGGCGGAAAGGATTTGATAGGCCCTCCTCGGCGTATCGCCGGAGGGCAAGCAGATCAATTTTCCGGACGGATCGGACATACAAGATAAGATTTCGTCAGCCAAACGTTCGGACAGCGCATCATAGTCGGAAAAGATTTCAATGTCCATAAAGGTCAGCTCCAGTGCCCGACATATTCCTTATACATTTCCAAGAGTTCATCCACCAATTTCGCCGCGAGCGAATAGGAATTGACGAGCGGGTGGATCATCAATGCCTCGACCGCTTTCAGCCGGTTTCTTTCATGAATGGCCTCCACCGTCAATCGTTCAAACCGCTTGATCGTCTTGATGATATGCATTTGCAGTTCGGGGACGTCTTCGATTTTTCTCGGTCTGCAGACACCTTTTTCGATTTCGCAGGTGATTTCAACCACATCGTCATCCTGTAATCCCGGAATCGCCCCGTTGTTTGGAACCATCAGCGGCATGACGGTTTTTTTGCCGCCGTGATAAGCCTTTATGAATTCCAAGGCGACGGCGGAATAGCCTCCTTCATCCGGGGCATCGAGAAATTCCTGAAACGTGGGGATCGGGAATTGTTCCGGCCTCGTTTCTCCGGATTCGATGGCAAAATAACTCTTTTCCCGTTCCACAATATGCCGGATATAGACATCAAAGATCCGTTCCGGATCCTGGGTATCCAGTCGGTTGATTTCCGCTATCATCCGTTTGTTGATGTCCCGGATCAATTCCCCTCTGGCACCGCCGTGTTCCTTGATGGAACGGATGACCTTGTCGTTGTAGAAGAAGAAGTATAAATATTCATTCGGCAATTCATGATTCAAGATGGAAACCAATTCTTTATCGAACAACCGCATATCGGTCTTCACATAAAGGTCGGGATGGTTCAACAATTCATCCATGACCGGCCGCCCATTGATCTTTGCGTCCCGGTAAAAGGACAGATGGTTCAATCCGTAACAGGTAATATCGAATTCCTCATGGGAAACGCCAAACAGCTGCTCCAATGTCCGGATAAAATGGGGCGGGCCGTCGCAGATCCCATACACATTGCCGTATCCCGCCGTCCGCAGCGCCTGCGTGACGAGGCCGGACGGGTTGGTAAAATTAAAGATGAGCACATTCGGATCCGAAAGCTTGCTGATCATTTCGCAATATTCCAATAAGGCGGGGATGGAACGGAGGGACATGGCAAATCCGCCGACCCCGGTCGTCTCTTGACCCACCAGATCATACTTTTGGGCCAATTTTTCGTCCATATACCGGCTTTCGTCCTGTCCGACCCTCAACGTCGTAATGACATAATGGGCACCCTTGACAGCATCTTCCGCATCGGTGGTCGTCCAAAAATGAATATCCGGATCGACGGCATTGGCCACATATTTCGAAAGTCCCCCAAAAATCCTCAGCTTCTCGGGAT of Caldibacillus debilis DSM 16016 contains these proteins:
- a CDS encoding PTS sugar transporter subunit IIB codes for the protein MDLPRLHVLLVCNLGASTGIMVAKMREIAKNSQSLANTDVKIDARPAGELREYVADYDVVLIGPQIKHLYENLKKICDEHNKPIGIIDTQDYGMVNGGNILKQAIRLVLTHRP
- a CDS encoding PTS sugar transporter subunit IIC, encoding MSAKADGFINFLEKHLTPIATRIENQRHIATIKDGMISLMAILMVGSISLIIAGVGNFFPEGSPVHEFFTRHSALLNLPFNFTFGLLAIYSAVSISYTHARRLDLPPLHAIIGGVLATVILCGRYEDGKFDFAFLDSRGLFVSIFASMFAVEAMKWLVEKKITIRIKGLPDMIGKTFEAILPLLVIIIASMIINQTVISLSGGQILPEVFTTMFAPAVKGIDSYLGVFLVSLFEMMFWFLGLNGYAILVGFTLPFMTHYLAENAAAFSAGEVPQYIFTENWWGYFLACTGSGLTGALAILALFSKSKTLRATGKATIIPAFFNISEPVVYGFPVVYNPYLFLPFVIGTPLLGMFTYFIFDMGWVRAPIASVGGMPTPIAQYLVTLDWKAVLLVPVILGLAILMYYPFFKIYEKSVLKKEELETRAQSKEGDVLKDLDLDF
- a CDS encoding glucosamine-6-phosphate deaminase, with product MDIEIFSDYDALSERLADEILSCMSDPSGKLICLPSGDTPRRAYQILSAALSRRKGSPLTCTLIGLDEWVGMDKDTPGSCQYVMHEWLYKPASIRDEQIIEFNARNPDLTGECKKMDRFIAEHGPIDLAVLGIGINGHLGLNEPGTSFSQTSHVVDLTETTKRTAQKYFPEKVALEKGITLGLKHFLEAGRLILIASGKQKAQVIKRIIREDVSEEIPATIAKIHRNSTLLIDQDAASEL
- a CDS encoding PTS lactose/cellobiose transporter subunit IIA; this translates as MNTGEQGANNEKLNLEEACFRIIAFSGEAFAKLMEALKLCRNDDYAGAEKTIEEASDLLNKAHNVHTELLVKEANGEEIGYSVLLTHAQDNMMNTILAKTFAEEMMEMYKALKGRG
- a CDS encoding family 4 glycosyl hydrolase, with product MKLVVLGGGGVRSPLLAKSLVANAKSINVDEIVFMDNDPEKLRIFGGLSKYVANAVDPDIHFWTTTDAEDAVKGAHYVITTLRVGQDESRYMDEKLAQKYDLVGQETTGVGGFAMSLRSIPALLEYCEMISKLSDPNVLIFNFTNPSGLVTQALRTAGYGNVYGICDGPPHFIRTLEQLFGVSHEEFDITCYGLNHLSFYRDAKINGRPVMDELLNHPDLYVKTDMRLFDKELVSILNHELPNEYLYFFFYNDKVIRSIKEHGGARGELIRDINKRMIAEINRLDTQDPERIFDVYIRHIVEREKSYFAIESGETRPEQFPIPTFQEFLDAPDEGGYSAVALEFIKAYHGGKKTVMPLMVPNNGAIPGLQDDDVVEITCEIEKGVCRPRKIEDVPELQMHIIKTIKRFERLTVEAIHERNRLKAVEALMIHPLVNSYSLAAKLVDELLEMYKEYVGHWS